The Parafrankia irregularis genome window below encodes:
- a CDS encoding GOLPH3/VPS74 family protein yields MDITMAEKFLLLALDESGKDVAGVGVDVGLAASLVADLLEAGSLRFDDETLALSTGTSEVPDSPLLRSAHTAAASTGAPAKLDDLLPVIATELSPLWEQAARQLVERGVLTEKKERVALVFQVTLHPVSEPAPGQALRQRLQAVLASQTAPSPADSALLAIAHPFGLLDRLVPAEGQADAARLATAAADSTAFTRALGAAVAAARQTLLAALAASVAGGAAAS; encoded by the coding sequence ATGGACATCACCATGGCCGAGAAGTTCCTGCTCCTCGCGCTGGACGAGAGCGGGAAGGATGTCGCCGGCGTCGGAGTCGACGTGGGCCTTGCCGCGTCCCTCGTCGCCGACCTGCTGGAGGCCGGCAGCCTACGGTTCGACGACGAGACGCTGGCGTTGAGCACCGGCACGTCGGAGGTGCCCGACAGCCCGCTGCTGCGCTCTGCACACACCGCGGCCGCGAGCACGGGCGCCCCGGCCAAGCTGGATGACCTGCTCCCCGTCATCGCCACCGAGCTGTCCCCGCTGTGGGAGCAGGCGGCCCGTCAGCTCGTCGAACGCGGCGTCCTGACCGAGAAGAAGGAACGGGTCGCCCTGGTGTTCCAGGTGACCCTCCACCCCGTCAGCGAACCCGCGCCAGGGCAGGCCCTCCGGCAGCGGCTGCAGGCCGTGCTGGCTTCGCAGACCGCGCCGTCGCCGGCCGATTCCGCGCTGCTGGCGATCGCGCATCCGTTCGGCCTGCTCGATCGCCTGGTCCCCGCCGAAGGCCAGGCCGACGCCGCGCGGCTGGCCACCGCGGCCGCTGACAGCACCGCTTTCACCCGCGCGCTGGGGGCGGCGGTGGCTGCCGCCCGGCAGACCCTGCTCGCGGCGCTGGCAGCCTCGGTCGCCGGTGGCGCCGCGGCCAGCTGA